In Alkalihalobacillus sp. AL-G, the genomic stretch TCAAGTCAGCTAAGTTAACGTTTCGATCCTTCTGAGTAACAAGGACAAGCTGATTTTTTAAAAGCTGATTCGTGTATTCTTCATCAAGTAGACCCTTCATTCGAAGTGCCTCGAACTTTTCCACTGAGGCGGAGAGGAAAAGATCGGCAGGCGCTCCTTGTTCTATCTGCCGCTGTAAGGTTCCCGAAGAGGCCAAATTTAAAACAACATCAACGGAAGGATGTTCGGTTTCAAATTCAGTCTCGATCCCTTGTAACACATCACTTAAGCTTGCTGCAGCTGATACATTAAGGGTCACTTGCGTTTCAGGTTGATCGGACCCAAATGGATTACAGCCTGCCAATATAACGAATAACATTAAAGAAAGCAAAACGCTTTTTGAGTTCATATACAATAAAGACACTTCCAATATGAAAAATTCTGTTATATTCACTATACTACATAAAATGATTTTCGACTGTCTAGACACTTAAAGCAGAAGACCTAACGATATTGAAGAAGTGTTTTTTAGTTTGTAATGAAAAATAGGGGGCTTTGATTTTGAAAAAGTTGAAGATACTGCTGATAATGACCGCAATCTTCGTTTCAGCATGTAGTGGACCGGGGGAAAAGAAAGAGATCAAAGTCGGAGATCCGACTGCACCTGCACCGACAGATCAAACGGAATCCGACTCAGAAACAAAACAATAAAGTGAAAAGCCTCCGTGATGGAGGCTTTTAGCTTATAGGTCGTAAATTTTCGTGTATTTTTGCTCGAGGTACTCGACAAGGTAACTAGCATCGAGCTCTTCACCCGTCACTTTCTTAACCAGTTCAGCAGGTGTGTAAAGCTTTCCATACTGATGAACGTTTTCCCGGAGCCACTCACGGATTTTCATGAATTCTCCGTTTTGAATTAATTGATAGAAGTCTGGAATCTCCTGCACGATCTTGTTCAACATTTGCGCGCCGTAAAGGTTGCCTAATGAGTAAGATGGGAAGTACCCGACACCACCGTGAGACCAGTGCACATCCTGTAAGACACCAAGACGATTAGACGGAGGAGTAATTCCGAGATAATCGACCATTTTCTCATTCCATACGTCCGGGAGATCCTTAACCTGTATGTCCCCAGCAATTAATCCTTTTTCAATTTCATATCGGAGCATGATATGCAGATTATACGTCAACTCATCAGCCTCGACCCGGATCAATGAAGGCTCAACACAGTTAATCGCTCGGAAAAACTCATCAAGGGAAATCCCGCTTAGCTGATGTGGAAAGTGTTGTTTCAAATCATCGTAAAAGTATGTCCAGAATTCCTTCGTTCGTCCTACAAAGTTTTCAAGGAATCTGGATTGTGACTCATGGATTCCAAATGAGGCACCGCGACGAATGACTCGACCTTCATAGTCCGCATTAACTCCTTGCTCATACAAGGCATGACCCGTTTCGTGGATTGTACCGAAAATAGCCATCCGCATATTTTCTGGTTCATATCTTGTTGTAATTCGGACGTCACCTGTATTGATTCCCATTGCAAATGGATGTGTTGTTTCATCTAGGCGACCAGCATCCAAATCATAACCCAATTTCGGAATGATGAATTCGGCAAACGCTTTTTGTTTTTCAACGTCAAAGGTTTGATTGAAGATTTCACTTCCCGGCTTACGTCCTGATTGTTGGATCCGATTTAACAGATCGATGCTTTTTTCACGGAGGTCCGCAAAGAGAGGATCAAGCTTTTCGACCGTCAAGCCTGGCTCAAATTCATCGAGCAACGCATCATATGGATGGTTTTCATAGCCATAATACTCGGCAAATTGTTTTTTCATCTCGATCATTTTTTCTAAATACGGTTCGAAATAGGAAAAATCATCGTTCGACCGTGCTTCTTCCCAAGCGTCGTTTGCATTTGAAGCAAGTACAACATATTCGTTGTAGACGTCGGATGGGATACTTTTTGATTTGTTGTAATCCTTGTTTCGTTCACGGACACATGCTTGTGTTGCTGAATCAAGCTGAGCAAAGACCTCTGGCTTGGTTAGTGTCTCCAGATAGTCGCCCATTTCCTGTGAAACAGATAGCTTGAACATTTCCGTCGACAAGGTCCCCTTAGCTTTTGCAAAGATCGGCCGTCCTTTTTTGGGTGCATATGTACGAGCATCCCAGCCCAGAAGTCCCATGATGTTGCCATAATGACAAATCTTTTCATCTAAAGCAGTAAATTGTTCTACCGTCTTTTGAATACTTGCATTTAAAACTTGTTGTGTCATCCAAAAACCTCCTCAATCAGTTTGCAACGCTATTAACTATATTCTTGATTCAAGGTCTATATCCTTCGAGAAACGAAATGGTTTTTTAAAAATGATGTAAAGAAAACTTGGCTAGCGCCAAGCCTTAGTGTAGGCGATCGCCCTAGTTGCACTTATACTTAGGACGTAAACTTTTCTCCAACGTCGGTAATTCTTCTTGGTGAAAAGTTATACTCCTAACGTGCAAGAAAAAAAGCCCTTGTGAACAAGGACTTTCTGGCGGGAACAGACATGAATATTATTTCATTTGACTTTTCGCCATTCGGATAAGCTCATGAACCATTTTTCCACCGATCTGGCCGCCGATTTTCCCTGCATCACCAGAGGTTAAAGCCTGATTCCCTTTTTCTTTAAGCGGAATTCCAAGTTCTTTTGCAACTTCATATTTGGCGGTGTCCGGAGTATTTTGATCTACAGAATAACCTTCTCGTTTCATTATCGATGCTTTTAACTGATCCAGCCCTTCACGAGCTTCAGGAACAAGTGGTCGTCGTTTTGCCAATTCAAGTTCGCCTCCTTTGCCTATAGTATGTGCGAACCTGATTTAAACATATTCCTTTAAACCATTCTCCAATGCTTCTTTATCCTCAAACTGATGACCGTACAAAGCCTCCTGCAATGCAAAGGTTCCTGCATAAAATCGGATTCTTGGCAAAAACTGCTCAAGGTCTTTGTAATACGGAATCATCGTCTTTACAAATACTTCTCCAAAATGCTTATAAAGCCCAGCAAAATCAATGGCAGGATCTCCGATATGGCAGCTGCCGAAATCAATGATTCCACTTAACCGTTTAAAGTGGTAATCATATAGAATGTTCGAAACGCCAAAGTCCCCGTTGATTAAGACAGGTTCAAATTCAAACTGACTTGGGTCTCCTAAAAAAGCTTCAAAGTGCCCTGTCACTTCAAATCTTTTTTCAAGCTTCATATATGGGAAGAGCTTTTCTTTAATCGTAGAAAAAAGTTGCATCCAATATTGAAATGCTTGCTTACCTGAAACTTTTTTACCTGGTGCATCAACGGTTGGAATCGAATGCAGTTCATTGAGGAATGTGGCTAGATCGGTCACGAGACGCTGCTTTTCAAAAGAATCAGATTCTAAAACCGCTTCTGAATACAAGGGTGCTCCCGCTATTTTTTGATAACCGAAAAATGCCTGTCCCAAGAGGTCTGTATCTGTATTGACAAAGTGCGGCTCTGGGATCGGAAGGGAAATATGAGGTTGTAAAAACACGAGCTGTTCACATTCGGTTTGTAAAGAATGCAAAGCCTTGTCATGTTTCGGAAAACGGAAAACCCATTCATTGTTGAGGGTTAAAATATCATTGTTTTGTCCTGTATGATTCCATTCTACAAAAAGCGCCTTTAAATCAGGATAAAACGACTGAATACATTTTAAATACGGTTCAAGAGACATAAAATTCCCTCCCTGTTTCAAAATTCGACCAGAGAAGGGAATTTCCTCTTATTTCATAAAAAGAAAGTATCTTTATGGTAATGGGCGAGGTTGCCCTAAATGCGATTACCGTTTTAAATCTCAATCAGATGGTGATACTGAAGAATAACTATTTTTTTTAATTTTTATTAATCCTTTTCCGGACGATAACCAAATCCCGATCAAAACGAAAGCTGCTCCTACAATTTGATACCAATGTACCCGTTCATTTAGGAAAAACGTCGCTAAAATTGCTGCAAACATTGGAATAAGATTAAGATATACCGATGAACGACTTGGACCAATCGAGCGAACAGCCGAATTCCAAAAGTAAAACGCAAATAATGATGCGAACAATCCAACATAGACAATACTGCCAAAGGTCCCTATATTCCAGGTAATGCGTTCATCAAAAATGAGTAGCTCACTAATACTGAAGGGAATAAGTAAAACTACCCCTATAGCCATTGAAAGCATAAAGGTACTGGCTTGAGGTAATTCGGATGCGTACCGTTTAATCAGGATAGAATATAGTCCCCAAAGGATTACCGCAAAAAGCATGATGAGGTCGCCTTTATTAAAAGAAAGACTAAATAATATAGTCCATGATCCTTTTGATACGATCCAAGAAACCCCTATGAATGAAAGAAGGATGCCGAGCTTCTGAATTCGGGACAGACGTTCTTTTAAAAGCAAAAATGAAAGCAAAGACATAATAAAAGGTGCTGATGTATTAACGAGTGCTGCATTAATCGAAGTTGTATAATGCAACGCAATGTAAAGCAGCGAATTAAATCCGATAATGCCGGTTAGTGCCATACCAACAATTGGTATCCTGTAAGCCTTTAATAGTGGTAAGTTTTTTCGGAACTCCTTCCAGGTAAAAGGCAAAATGATCAATAACGCAAGCAACCATCGGAAAAGGCTCAGCGTTAATGGAGGTAGTTGATCAGAAACAGCTCTGCCGATTACAAAATTTCCACCCCATAGCAGGGTTGCGCAAACTAAATAAAAATATGGTGATTTCCACAACATAGCCTCACACCTATAGAAAAGATCATTACTTTATATTATTTCGTGCAAACAAAGAAAATCCTTCATGAAACATAATTATTTTGAAATCGTAAAGAAACTATTCCAGAAGATACCTCATCAAAAATTGAAGCACCTTCCTTGATATGATTTACATAGGATAGAAATGCGAAAGGATGATGGAAATGGACTTGACTGCTAAAATAACAATTGATTTCATAGTAGATGGAATTAAGGAATTTTATGTTGAAATATTAGAAATCCCAGAAGAGGTTTCAGCTGGTGAACTTCAAGAAATCGTTGATAAACGTGCTCAAAAGGTGAAACAGATTAAACATGCTGAAATCGTATACTCATCAATAAAAATAAACCGAATCAATCAAATGAAGCACTAAATCAACTGTATGTGAATAAGGACTTGATCGGATTATCGGATCAAGTCCTTTCTTAGTTGGATATGTTTGCGATGTGAAAGCCTATATTTTAGTATACCTTTTTGTATGGACGAGCATAGTGAAAAGACAAACATAAAAGATAAACAGGTAGCCAATCACAATTGAAACTCCAATCCAGTCCCGAAGAAATGGGAGAGGAATAAGTGATAATCCTAAAAGTGACAAGTAAATCCCTACACATTTAGCAAGGCCGTCTTTATTTGATACTTCCTTTTCGACATACCCTGCTAACAGGTACAACTTCTTTTTAACCCCAATCAAAAAGGCGAAGGTCAATAACAAGCAGCAAAGTAGAAATGAAACTAAATACTCCATAATCAGTCCCCCGTAATCACAAAATCAACTAAACTGAACAAAACTCATAAGTGATGGAGCCAAATTTCATGGTACATATAATCCCCTTATTTAGAAGGAAACAGTGCGCGATCCAGTATTCCTCTTTCTCCCTATTTCATGTTTGTGCTAGTATGATTATAGAATGTCGGAGAGAGGGATAATCTATGTCAGATATAAGTAATAAACAGCGCCTTCTTAAAATTCGTGAGCTCTTTGAGGCAGATACAGATGAGGAAAACGAGCTTTCTCTAAAAGACTTGAAGGATAAGCTAAGAGGTTTTTTTGGCAATGACTATGACGTCCGAGAAAATGCTCTCCGTGATGACATGCGTGAGCTTAATGAATCAGATTTTTGTATCATCGAAAACGAAGGAAAATACGGGAAAAAGTTTTACAGCCATCAGGAACGGCTCTTTGAATTATATGAGCTCCGAATGCTTATCGATGCAGTTGTTTCGGCACGTTTTATTACAAAAAAGGAATCAAGACAGTTGATTGAAAAAATCAAAAAATTGACGAGTACAGGACTTTCAAAAAAACTTCAAAATCAGATTTACTTGGATGAAACGATTAAGACGCCATCCACTAATGTCCGATTTACCATTGACTGTATCCACGTTGCGATCTCTGAAAATCGGAAAATAAACTACCAATATGGTAAGTACAATGTTGATAAAGAGTTTAAGCTTAATCGAGAGGGAGAACTCTACTCTGTAAAACCATATGCACTTATTTGGAACAACGACTATTATTATTTGATCGGCGAATACGAGAAACTTGGTCAAATTCGTCATTACCGGATTGACCGGATGCGAAGTGTAACGGTACAGGATGAACAATTTAAACGGAATCCATTCAATGTTGCTGAGTATGTCAATAAAACATTCAATATGTATTCAGGTGAGGAACAGCCAATTGAAATACAGATTGATAATTCGTTGATTAATGTCATGATCGATCGGTTTGGTAGAAATGTAGACATTCGAAAAGTGGACGATAATTCGTTTATTCTTAAAACCAATGCTTCTGTAAGTGATGGTCTTGTTGGGTGGCTATTAATGTGGGGGGGACAAGCTAAGGTGCTTAAGCCTGGTACATTAGTTCAAAAATTGAAAGAAGAAAGTCAAAAACTATATAAGCAATATAACGAAAAATAAGCTAGTGAAAAATTATGATTTTTGATGTTTCTTAAATTGGCGGCTTACTCCGAAGGTTAAAAGCGTACAAATGAACACAAACGAAGCCCATGTAACAGCACCAAATTGTTTTGCAAAATTCAACATAATACAACTCCAACTTTCAAATTTCGTGTTTGTTTTTCCAAATTATAACACTGATTTGAATAAAATGTAAACACCTGTTGTCATTACAGTTAACTTCATATAAAACAAAAAGGGTGAATGACGGTACATTCACCCTTAAAAAGTGGCTTTTCTCATGGAGAGGAAGAGAACATGTTAGCTATTGGATACTTCAGAAAGTCCTTCACGTTCAATACTTCAGGGGAGGTACCCTCTCCACTGAGAATTCGCCATATCGTTATTTTTTTAGAGCGGTATTTCCCACTCACTATATATATTCTTATGCAACTGACATTAGTTGGGGGACGAATGTTGTCGAATTTGTGTCTTTCAAGAAATGGTTTTGGGGAAGACTCCTAGTTTAAAATTACGATCAATGGTTCTATTATAGGAAGCAGAGCTGTCTTCTGTGGTTGCAAAAAACATTCGTTTGATGAACGTCACAAAAAAAGAACTGGGCGGAGTATACTTGTCTCCGTCCAGTTCTTTTCTAATTGGTCACTTATACCGATCGCTCTTTTAGTTCCGTAGTGGACTTTGCTTCTTTCTCGTTCACTGCTGGTTCTGTGTTGCTCATCCGCAAAGGGATTTCCCTCAGTAAGAATGTCAATAAAACAGCTGAACCGATAAAGATCGCTCCAGTTAAAAATACATCACTCAATGCATGACCAAGCGCTGTACGAAGAACATTAACTACCTGTTCAAAAACTCCGGTAAACGCTTCAGGTAAAGAAGACCTGATTTTTTCAAGGCGATTTGGATCCATTAATATCTGTGGATCCTGGAGTGCCTTAAACTTTTCAGCAGCTTCTGGGTTATTTGCAAGAGCTTCAGTAGCTTTCCCGCCAGATGTTTTAGACAGTTCATCCTTCATTGAAGAAGCCATGATCGTCCCCATGATTGAAACACCGACCGTACCACCGAGCTGACGGAAAAGCTGGGCAGAAGAGGTGGCAACTCCTAGGAATTTATGACTGACAGCATTTTGGATCGTAAGCGTGAACACAGGGAAACTCATCCCAAGTCCAATTCCGACTATACTCATATTCATTACGGTCATCCAACCTGAAGTATTAGAATCCATCATCGATAACAAGAACATTCCCGAACTCATGATAGTAAGCCCCAAGATCGCAAAGATTTTATATTTTCCGGTTTTCGTAATAAACTGTCCGCAAATTGTAGATGAGGCCACCATTGCTAATGTCATCGGCATCATAATGAATCCGGAAGCTGTTGCT encodes the following:
- a CDS encoding small, acid-soluble spore protein, alpha/beta type gives rise to the protein MAKRRPLVPEAREGLDQLKASIMKREGYSVDQNTPDTAKYEVAKELGIPLKEKGNQALTSGDAGKIGGQIGGKMVHELIRMAKSQMK
- a CDS encoding DUF3784 domain-containing protein, whose product is MEYLVSFLLCCLLLTFAFLIGVKKKLYLLAGYVEKEVSNKDGLAKCVGIYLSLLGLSLIPLPFLRDWIGVSIVIGYLFIFYVCLFTMLVHTKRYTKI
- a CDS encoding YafY family protein, which encodes MSDISNKQRLLKIRELFEADTDEENELSLKDLKDKLRGFFGNDYDVRENALRDDMRELNESDFCIIENEGKYGKKFYSHQERLFELYELRMLIDAVVSARFITKKESRQLIEKIKKLTSTGLSKKLQNQIYLDETIKTPSTNVRFTIDCIHVAISENRKINYQYGKYNVDKEFKLNREGELYSVKPYALIWNNDYYYLIGEYEKLGQIRHYRIDRMRSVTVQDEQFKRNPFNVAEYVNKTFNMYSGEEQPIEIQIDNSLINVMIDRFGRNVDIRKVDDNSFILKTNASVSDGLVGWLLMWGGQAKVLKPGTLVQKLKEESQKLYKQYNEK
- a CDS encoding aminoglycoside phosphotransferase family protein yields the protein MSLEPYLKCIQSFYPDLKALFVEWNHTGQNNDILTLNNEWVFRFPKHDKALHSLQTECEQLVFLQPHISLPIPEPHFVNTDTDLLGQAFFGYQKIAGAPLYSEAVLESDSFEKQRLVTDLATFLNELHSIPTVDAPGKKVSGKQAFQYWMQLFSTIKEKLFPYMKLEKRFEVTGHFEAFLGDPSQFEFEPVLINGDFGVSNILYDYHFKRLSGIIDFGSCHIGDPAIDFAGLYKHFGEVFVKTMIPYYKDLEQFLPRIRFYAGTFALQEALYGHQFEDKEALENGLKEYV
- a CDS encoding carboxypeptidase M32, with protein sequence MTQQVLNASIQKTVEQFTALDEKICHYGNIMGLLGWDARTYAPKKGRPIFAKAKGTLSTEMFKLSVSQEMGDYLETLTKPEVFAQLDSATQACVRERNKDYNKSKSIPSDVYNEYVVLASNANDAWEEARSNDDFSYFEPYLEKMIEMKKQFAEYYGYENHPYDALLDEFEPGLTVEKLDPLFADLREKSIDLLNRIQQSGRKPGSEIFNQTFDVEKQKAFAEFIIPKLGYDLDAGRLDETTHPFAMGINTGDVRITTRYEPENMRMAIFGTIHETGHALYEQGVNADYEGRVIRRGASFGIHESQSRFLENFVGRTKEFWTYFYDDLKQHFPHQLSGISLDEFFRAINCVEPSLIRVEADELTYNLHIMLRYEIEKGLIAGDIQVKDLPDVWNEKMVDYLGITPPSNRLGVLQDVHWSHGGVGYFPSYSLGNLYGAQMLNKIVQEIPDFYQLIQNGEFMKIREWLRENVHQYGKLYTPAELVKKVTGEELDASYLVEYLEQKYTKIYDL
- a CDS encoding DMT family transporter; translated protein: MLWKSPYFYLVCATLLWGGNFVIGRAVSDQLPPLTLSLFRWLLALLIILPFTWKEFRKNLPLLKAYRIPIVGMALTGIIGFNSLLYIALHYTTSINAALVNTSAPFIMSLLSFLLLKERLSRIQKLGILLSFIGVSWIVSKGSWTILFSLSFNKGDLIMLFAVILWGLYSILIKRYASELPQASTFMLSMAIGVVLLIPFSISELLIFDERITWNIGTFGSIVYVGLFASLFAFYFWNSAVRSIGPSRSSVYLNLIPMFAAILATFFLNERVHWYQIVGAAFVLIGIWLSSGKGLIKIKKNSYSSVSPSD